One genomic window of Microbacterium testaceum StLB037 includes the following:
- a CDS encoding AAA family ATPase, which produces MLEDEDRELMRAVKRYLQRVDRLAATEAAEERTPLGIALSDHLGVDAASVPVLTESVPPHRLVDADVALDELTAERGGTLLGVSGGEQRHHSSVADLISNAHTRFAPGPVSYEMRATGPHTERRIVAFGVRLLSFAGHPIAIVQRGASPRHGEQTARLEILSADQDAATELVTELRRLMVERSVLKGRVLSFVPTEYGHDAGATFLDRPDVPADDIVLEDGVLKRVVEHVVGVGEHRDALRAAGQHLKRGVLLYGPPGTGKTLTVRHLLSRTPDTTAVVLTGSSIRFIAAAAEIARTFPPSLVVLEDIDLVAADRGYSPQPILFEVLDALDGLEGDADVAFVMTTNHVHILEEALAARPGRVDLGVEIPLPGADARRRLFRRYAADLPLSDRALDAAADRAEGTTGSFAKELIRRTVLIAAVRGDGAGVTDTDLETALDDLLSSGAALTRLLLGAPGEDAAAPGDHVHIHHGASYHP; this is translated from the coding sequence ATGCTCGAAGACGAAGATCGCGAGCTCATGCGCGCCGTCAAGCGCTACCTGCAGCGCGTCGATCGGCTGGCCGCCACCGAAGCCGCCGAGGAGCGCACGCCGCTGGGCATCGCGCTCAGCGATCACCTCGGGGTCGACGCGGCATCCGTCCCCGTCCTGACCGAGTCCGTGCCCCCGCACCGGCTCGTCGACGCCGATGTCGCGCTCGACGAGCTGACGGCAGAGCGCGGCGGAACCCTCCTGGGCGTCAGCGGCGGCGAACAACGCCATCACTCGTCGGTCGCCGACCTGATCAGCAACGCCCACACCCGCTTCGCTCCGGGGCCGGTGTCGTACGAGATGAGGGCGACGGGCCCGCACACCGAGCGCCGCATCGTGGCCTTCGGTGTGCGTCTGCTGTCGTTCGCGGGTCACCCGATCGCGATCGTCCAGCGCGGCGCCTCCCCGCGCCATGGCGAGCAGACCGCGCGCCTCGAGATCCTGAGCGCGGACCAGGATGCCGCGACCGAGCTCGTCACCGAGCTCCGGCGCCTGATGGTCGAGAGGAGCGTCCTCAAGGGACGCGTGCTCTCGTTCGTCCCCACCGAGTACGGGCACGACGCGGGTGCGACGTTCCTGGATCGCCCCGACGTGCCGGCCGACGACATCGTGCTCGAGGACGGGGTGCTCAAGCGGGTCGTCGAGCACGTCGTCGGGGTCGGCGAGCATCGCGATGCCCTCCGCGCGGCGGGGCAGCACCTCAAGCGCGGCGTACTCCTCTACGGACCGCCCGGAACCGGCAAGACCCTCACCGTCCGGCACCTCCTGTCGCGCACCCCCGACACGACCGCCGTCGTCCTCACCGGCTCGAGCATCCGCTTCATCGCCGCGGCGGCGGAGATCGCCCGCACCTTCCCGCCGTCGCTCGTCGTGCTGGAGGACATCGACCTCGTCGCCGCGGACCGGGGCTACTCGCCGCAACCGATCCTGTTCGAGGTGCTCGACGCGCTCGACGGGCTGGAAGGCGACGCCGACGTGGCCTTCGTCATGACGACCAACCACGTGCACATCCTCGAGGAGGCGCTGGCCGCGCGACCGGGTCGCGTCGATCTCGGCGTCGAGATCCCCCTCCCCGGAGCGGACGCGCGGCGACGACTGTTCCGTCGGTACGCCGCCGACCTCCCTCTCTCGGATCGGGCCCTGGATGCCGCGGCCGACCGCGCCGAGGGCACCACCGGCTCGTTCGCGAAGGAGCTCATCCGCCGCACGGTGCTGATCGCCGCCGTGCGGGGCGACGGCGCCGGGGTGACCGATACCGACCTCGAGACCGCGCTGGACGACCTGCTGTCGTCGGGAGCGGCGCTCACGCGGCTCCTCCTCGGGGCACCGGGAGAGGATGCCGCGGCGCCGGGCGATCACGTCCACATTCACCACGGCGCCTCGTACCATCCCTAA
- a CDS encoding intein-containing Rv2578c family radical SAM protein has protein sequence MRWQGQQLGVDDTAALPGMERMDGLVRSVTTPEFAGMTFHEVLCKSALNRVPGVSAMPFDWTVNPYRGCTHACSYCLSPDTLILRADGRHVPLSELRVGDEIIGTEQGPTYRHYARTTVLAKWATRKRAHRVTLADGTEIVASEDHRFLSNRGWKSVRGAMSGRERRPHLTLMNRLQGFGTGHRADSSGPGPDWKRGYLTGMIRGDGMVFHKSYDDGRRVRLVHRFRLALADREALDLTRAFLEEIDVPTMVRPFAVRPGRKPMTALHTARRDAVARVEEFITVPPDRSMDWLAGFLGGIFDAEGAHSGGIVRISNSNTELLDLTEQAMRAFRFDAVREPTRPNGVVYIRLRGGHAARDRFFSVARPAITRKLDLIGRAVKTSSDLRVISIDDLGHEIDMIDITTGTGDFIANGVVSHNCFARKTHEYLDLDYGADFDSQIVVKVNVAEVLRTELQRGSWSREPVMLGTNTDPYQRAEGRYRLMPEIIGALTENRTPFSILTKGTLLRRDLPLLTDAAREVKVSLAMSIAVFDDALQHSIEPGTPSAEARLETVRAATAAGFRVTVFLMPIMPHLTDSVAALDDALARIRAAGAARVVYGALHLRPGAKQWFLQWLEREHPHLVSSYRGLYPGVSVSAPKAYRTWLGKRMRPLLRMHRLDGWDEDDHPRGRPQPGLAARTPPVSSLGPLRSTGVPASVRPRVAPASEPTLF, from the coding sequence ATGAGATGGCAAGGTCAGCAACTCGGCGTCGATGACACCGCGGCGCTCCCCGGAATGGAGCGGATGGACGGTCTCGTGCGCTCGGTCACGACGCCCGAGTTCGCCGGCATGACCTTCCACGAGGTGCTCTGCAAGAGCGCGCTCAACCGCGTCCCCGGTGTCTCGGCGATGCCGTTCGACTGGACGGTGAATCCGTATCGGGGCTGCACCCACGCGTGTTCGTATTGCCTGTCCCCCGACACACTGATCCTTCGAGCCGACGGACGCCACGTCCCCCTGTCGGAACTCCGCGTCGGCGACGAGATCATCGGAACAGAACAAGGACCGACATACCGTCATTACGCCCGCACAACGGTCCTGGCGAAGTGGGCGACTCGCAAGCGTGCACACCGCGTGACTCTCGCAGACGGCACCGAGATCGTTGCCAGCGAAGACCACCGCTTCCTGAGCAATCGAGGCTGGAAGAGCGTGCGGGGGGCGATGAGTGGGCGTGAGCGGCGACCGCACCTGACCCTGATGAACCGGCTCCAGGGTTTCGGCACCGGCCACCGCGCTGACTCATCCGGTCCAGGGCCTGACTGGAAGCGCGGTTACCTCACCGGCATGATCCGCGGCGACGGCATGGTGTTCCACAAGAGCTACGACGACGGCCGTCGGGTCCGACTCGTTCACCGATTCCGACTCGCGCTGGCCGACCGCGAGGCCCTCGACCTCACTCGCGCGTTCCTCGAGGAGATCGACGTGCCGACGATGGTCCGACCGTTCGCCGTTCGCCCAGGCCGCAAGCCGATGACGGCGCTGCACACCGCTCGGCGCGACGCCGTCGCGCGCGTGGAAGAGTTCATCACGGTCCCCCCGGACCGTTCGATGGATTGGCTGGCGGGCTTCCTCGGTGGGATATTCGACGCAGAGGGAGCGCATTCCGGAGGCATCGTTCGAATCTCGAACTCCAACACGGAGCTTCTTGATCTGACGGAACAGGCGATGCGTGCCTTCCGTTTCGACGCTGTCAGGGAGCCAACGCGGCCCAACGGTGTCGTCTACATTCGGCTGAGGGGCGGTCACGCGGCGCGAGATCGGTTCTTCAGCGTCGCCCGCCCCGCCATCACTCGCAAGCTCGATCTGATCGGCCGAGCCGTCAAGACCAGCTCAGACCTGCGTGTCATCTCGATAGACGACCTCGGGCATGAGATCGACATGATCGATATCACCACCGGTACCGGTGACTTCATCGCCAACGGCGTCGTCAGTCACAACTGCTTCGCCCGGAAAACCCACGAGTATCTCGACCTCGACTACGGTGCCGACTTCGACTCGCAGATCGTCGTCAAAGTCAACGTCGCAGAGGTACTCCGGACGGAGCTCCAGCGCGGGTCGTGGTCCCGCGAGCCGGTCATGCTCGGCACGAACACCGACCCGTATCAACGCGCGGAGGGGCGCTATCGATTGATGCCCGAGATCATCGGAGCGCTGACCGAGAACCGCACCCCGTTCTCGATCCTCACCAAGGGCACGCTGCTGCGGCGCGACCTTCCCCTGCTCACGGACGCCGCCCGAGAGGTGAAGGTGTCCCTCGCGATGTCGATCGCCGTCTTCGACGACGCCCTGCAGCACTCGATCGAGCCGGGAACCCCCAGCGCCGAGGCACGGCTCGAGACGGTTCGGGCGGCGACGGCGGCGGGTTTCCGCGTGACGGTGTTCCTGATGCCGATCATGCCGCACCTCACCGATTCGGTCGCCGCTCTCGACGACGCCCTCGCCCGGATCCGCGCGGCCGGAGCGGCACGCGTGGTCTACGGGGCGCTGCACCTTCGCCCCGGGGCCAAGCAGTGGTTCCTGCAGTGGCTCGAGCGAGAGCACCCGCACCTCGTGTCGTCGTATCGGGGGCTGTACCCCGGCGTCTCCGTCTCGGCCCCCAAGGCCTACCGCACGTGGCTCGGCAAGCGCATGCGTCCGCTCCTGCGGATGCACCGTCTCGACGGGTGGGACGAGGACGACCACCCCCGCGGGCGCCCGCAGCCCGGCCTGGCCGCGCGGACGCCGCCGGTGAGCAGCCTCGGCCCGTTGCGCAGCACCGGGGTCCCGGCATCCGTGAGGCCTCGGGTCGCCCCCGCGAGCGAGCCGACCCTCTTCTGA
- a CDS encoding DEAD/DEAH box helicase → MPKNKKPAGGRPAKNFEPRYAAQTSFQDRKRRPGTEGPAKPGSKSPGHRGYRAETEAAPAKGRWNAADRAGRTEARDIRTSARDDRFGRSDRDATAGRRDERPARSFDDRPRRDFGDRPARSFDRNDRPARSFDRDERPRRDAGDRPARSFDRSDRPARSFDRSDRPARSFDRNDRPARSFDRDERPRRDAGDRPARSFDRDERPRRDAGERPARSFDHSDRPARSFDDRPRRDDRPARSFDRSDRPARSFDRSDRPARSFDRDERPRRDAGERPARSFDDRPRRDFGDRPARSFDRSDRPARSFDDRPRRTDGPSRSDWNATPKRSAEHEQRVDVVHERLQAQAVDAATETGAGFGELGLGDNIVRALAALGAASPFPIQAATVKPILEGRDVLARGRTGSGKTIAFGAPLVERILRAQAGQRREFGRAPKALILAPTRELALQIDRTVQPIARSVGLFTTQIYGGVPQARQVGALKKGVDIIIGTPGRIEDLLKQGKLDLSQVQVTVLDEGDHMCELGFLEPVQRILRATADGSQKLLFSATLDREVAALVDEFLVEPAVYEVAGEDQDSGTIEHRVLVIEHRDKAQILDSLVDRDGKTLVFARTRAYAEMLAEQFDEAGIAAVALHGDLNQQKRTRNLEKLTSGRVNVLVATDVAARGIHVDDIDLVIQADAPDEYKTYLHRSGRTGRAGRSGTVVTLITRQRQRRMTELLDRAEIDAPFESAQLGDDLIEEISGRQLADVTS, encoded by the coding sequence ATGCCCAAGAACAAGAAGCCCGCCGGCGGCCGACCCGCCAAGAACTTCGAGCCGCGCTACGCCGCGCAGACCTCGTTCCAGGACCGCAAGCGCCGCCCCGGTACCGAGGGCCCGGCCAAGCCCGGCAGCAAGAGCCCCGGCCACCGCGGCTACCGCGCCGAGACCGAGGCCGCGCCCGCGAAGGGCCGCTGGAACGCGGCCGACCGCGCCGGCCGCACCGAGGCCCGCGACATCCGCACCTCGGCGCGCGACGACCGTTTCGGCCGTTCGGATCGGGATGCCACGGCCGGGCGCCGCGACGAGCGTCCCGCGCGTTCGTTCGACGACCGTCCCCGTCGCGACTTCGGCGACCGTCCGGCGCGTTCGTTCGACCGCAACGACCGTCCCGCACGTTCGTTCGACCGTGACGAGCGTCCCCGTCGTGACGCGGGCGACCGCCCGGCGCGTTCGTTCGACCGCAGCGACCGCCCGGCTCGTTCCTTCGACCGGAGCGACCGTCCGGCGCGTTCGTTCGACCGCAACGACCGTCCCGCTCGTTCGTTCGACCGTGACGAGCGTCCCCGTCGTGACGCGGGCGACCGTCCGGCGCGCTCGTTCGACCGTGACGAGCGTCCCCGTCGTGACGCCGGCGAGCGCCCGGCTCGTTCGTTCGATCACAGCGACCGTCCGGCGCGCTCGTTCGACGACCGCCCCCGTCGTGACGACCGTCCCGCGCGTTCCTTCGACCGCAGCGACCGTCCCGCGCGTTCCTTCGACCGCAGCGACCGCCCGGCCCGTTCGTTCGATCGTGATGAGCGTCCCCGTCGCGATGCCGGCGAGCGTCCCGCGCGCTCGTTCGACGACCGTCCCCGTCGCGACTTCGGCGACCGTCCTGCGCGTTCGTTCGACCGCAGCGACCGCCCGGCCCGCTCGTTCGACGACCGTCCCCGCCGCACCGACGGCCCCAGCCGGAGTGATTGGAACGCCACCCCGAAGCGCTCCGCCGAGCACGAGCAGCGCGTCGACGTCGTCCACGAGCGTCTGCAGGCTCAGGCCGTCGACGCCGCGACCGAGACGGGCGCCGGATTCGGCGAGCTCGGCCTCGGCGACAACATCGTGCGCGCCCTCGCCGCTCTCGGTGCGGCGAGCCCCTTCCCCATCCAGGCGGCGACGGTGAAGCCGATCCTCGAGGGACGCGACGTCCTCGCCCGCGGCCGCACCGGCTCGGGCAAGACCATCGCCTTCGGTGCCCCTCTCGTCGAGCGCATCCTGCGCGCGCAGGCGGGCCAGCGCCGTGAGTTCGGACGCGCCCCCAAGGCGCTCATCCTGGCGCCCACGCGCGAGCTCGCCCTGCAGATCGACCGCACCGTGCAGCCCATCGCGCGCAGCGTCGGCCTGTTCACCACCCAGATCTACGGCGGCGTGCCCCAGGCGCGCCAGGTGGGTGCGCTGAAGAAGGGCGTCGACATCATCATCGGCACGCCCGGCCGTATCGAGGACCTCCTCAAGCAGGGCAAGCTCGACCTCTCCCAGGTGCAGGTGACCGTTCTCGATGAGGGCGATCACATGTGCGAGCTCGGCTTCCTCGAGCCGGTGCAGCGCATCCTGCGCGCGACCGCGGACGGCAGCCAGAAGCTCCTCTTCTCGGCCACCCTCGACCGCGAGGTCGCGGCCCTCGTCGACGAGTTCCTCGTCGAGCCGGCCGTCTACGAGGTCGCCGGCGAAGACCAGGACTCGGGCACCATCGAGCACCGCGTCCTCGTCATCGAGCACCGCGACAAGGCGCAGATCCTCGACTCGCTCGTCGACCGCGACGGCAAGACCCTCGTCTTCGCGCGGACCCGCGCGTACGCCGAGATGCTCGCCGAGCAGTTCGACGAAGCCGGCATCGCGGCGGTCGCCCTCCACGGCGACCTCAACCAGCAGAAGCGCACGCGCAACCTCGAGAAGTTGACCTCGGGCCGCGTGAACGTGCTCGTGGCCACCGACGTCGCCGCCCGTGGCATCCACGTCGACGACATCGACCTGGTCATCCAGGCCGACGCCCCCGACGAGTACAAGACGTACCTGCACCGGTCGGGTCGCACCGGCCGCGCCGGCCGCAGCGGCACCGTCGTGACCTTGATCACGCGGCAGCGTCAGCGCCGCATGACCGAGCTGCTCGACCGTGCCGAGATCGACGCTCCGTTCGAGTCGGCCCAGCTCGGGGATGACCTGATCGAAGAGATCTCGGGTCGTCAGCTGGCCGACGTCACGTCGTAA
- a CDS encoding antibiotic biosynthesis monooxygenase has translation MADTDAHPITVAIERRIDPTRTAEATSWMQAGTDLATAFPGFLGSGWVRAGEESDLWYMLYRFRDITTLEGWETSSQRQWWLDSGRPFAREERVERRTGIEGWFDASFGSVLEPTDATTSPVQQPVPPAPPRWKQAVTIWVGFFPTNLLASWLLGFIPGFTEIPLVVRVLATTLMLTPVMTYAVLPWVTRLLRPWLQRPPRLRKASS, from the coding sequence ATGGCAGACACCGACGCCCACCCCATCACGGTGGCGATCGAGCGGCGCATCGACCCGACGCGCACCGCCGAAGCGACCTCCTGGATGCAGGCCGGCACCGACCTCGCGACCGCTTTCCCGGGCTTCCTCGGCTCGGGCTGGGTGCGCGCGGGTGAAGAGAGCGACCTCTGGTACATGCTGTACCGCTTCCGCGACATCACCACGCTCGAGGGGTGGGAGACCTCGTCGCAGCGCCAGTGGTGGCTCGACTCGGGCCGCCCGTTCGCGCGCGAGGAGCGCGTCGAGCGCCGCACCGGCATCGAGGGCTGGTTCGACGCCTCGTTCGGCTCGGTGCTGGAGCCTACGGATGCCACGACCTCGCCCGTGCAGCAACCCGTACCGCCCGCGCCGCCCCGGTGGAAGCAGGCGGTCACCATCTGGGTCGGATTCTTCCCCACCAACCTCCTCGCATCGTGGCTTCTGGGCTTCATCCCGGGGTTCACCGAGATCCCCCTCGTCGTGCGCGTGCTCGCGACCACCCTCATGCTCACCCCCGTGATGACCTACGCGGTCCTCCCCTGGGTCACCCGCCTGCTGCGCCCGTGGCTGCAGCGCCCACCCCGCTTACGAAAGGCCTCGTCATGA
- a CDS encoding aldose 1-epimerase family protein — MTADPTGQRFTLRGPRSSAEITQVGAALRGLTVDGVDLVPPYPDDQPTPAASGVVLVPWPNRIRDGKYTFEGEELQLAISEPKFGNASHGLLRFGTYQPIEHTDERLVLGADVVPQTGYPFHLRTRVTFTLLADGLHVAHHIENVGARTAPVALGVHPYLQIGGVATADLVIRSTGTTTLVLDDRNIPVDEVPVDDRTDLRGGRRLGDASLDNGYRGLERDAEGRAVHTLTAPDGRVLELWQDAGFGWAQVFTTDRYPGQPLAVAIEPMTAPANAFASGIDVHALTPGNTSVREWGIRFSA; from the coding sequence ATGACCGCCGATCCCACCGGCCAGCGCTTCACCCTGCGCGGTCCGCGCTCGTCCGCCGAGATCACCCAGGTGGGCGCGGCGCTGCGCGGCCTCACCGTCGACGGCGTCGACCTCGTGCCGCCCTACCCGGACGATCAGCCGACGCCCGCGGCATCCGGGGTCGTTCTCGTCCCCTGGCCGAACCGCATCCGCGACGGCAAGTACACCTTCGAGGGCGAAGAGCTGCAGCTCGCGATCAGCGAGCCGAAGTTCGGCAACGCCAGTCACGGCCTCCTGCGTTTCGGTACGTACCAGCCGATCGAGCACACCGACGAGCGACTCGTGCTCGGCGCCGACGTGGTGCCGCAGACGGGGTACCCGTTTCACCTGCGCACCCGGGTGACGTTCACGCTGCTCGCCGACGGCCTGCACGTCGCGCACCACATAGAGAACGTCGGGGCGAGGACCGCGCCCGTCGCGCTCGGCGTCCACCCCTATCTGCAGATCGGCGGCGTCGCGACCGCCGACCTCGTGATCCGCTCCACCGGGACGACGACACTCGTGCTCGACGACCGCAACATCCCCGTCGACGAGGTTCCGGTCGACGACCGCACCGACCTGCGCGGGGGCCGGCGCCTCGGTGACGCGTCGCTCGACAACGGCTACCGGGGGCTGGAACGGGATGCCGAGGGCCGCGCGGTCCACACCCTCACCGCCCCGGACGGCCGCGTCCTCGAGCTCTGGCAGGACGCCGGATTCGGCTGGGCACAGGTCTTCACGACCGACCGCTACCCCGGGCAGCCGCTCGCGGTCGCGATCGAACCCATGACCGCGCCGGCGAATGCATTCGCCTCGGGAATCGACGTGCACGCATTGACGCCGGGAAACACATCGGTGCGCGAGTGGGGAATTCGGTTTAGCGCTTAA